The DNA region TGCCGCAGCCGACCATCAGCAGATCGTTGCCAGGGCGTACGCCGTGCAGATTGGCCATGGTCTGGGCCGCGCCCGCGCCGATGACGCCCGGCAGAGTCCAGCCGGGAAAGGGAACCATGTTTTCCGAAGCGCCCGTGGCAATGACCACGGCATTGGCGCGGACCCGTTCGATGCGGTCGCCGCGTACGACCTGGACGATCAGGCCGTCGTACAGGCCGATGACCTGCGCCCCCAGCACCACTTCCACGCCCGCACGTCCGGCTTCTTCCAACAGCTGCTGCCCGATCCGGAACCCACGCTCCCGGGCCCGGTGTTCCTTGGAGCCAAAGAACTTATGGATCTGCTTGAACAATTGTCCGCCCGGCAGGGCGTTTTCGTCGTAAACCACAACGTCCAGACCGTACTGTGCAGCCTCGATGGCCGCCGAAAGTCCTGCCGGCCCAGCGCCGATGATGATCAGGTCGCGCCGTTTCATGGCCGCTCCTCTTTTTCCGCAACAGCTCCGTTGCCAAGTCCATGTTGGGTTCGGATCGCCATGCCCTCGCACAAAGGTTCGACGCACGTACGCACGTTGGGTTTGCCGTTGACCACCATGACGCAGTCCGTACAGCGCCCGATGGCGCAAAATACGCCGCGCGGCTCCTTGTTTTTGGCCGTATACCGGTGCGTCAGCACTCCCGCGGCGCGCAACGCCGCCGCGATGGGCTCGCCCTCAAACCCTTCCATGGGCTCGCC from Oceanidesulfovibrio marinus includes:
- a CDS encoding (2Fe-2S)-binding protein codes for the protein MNRLAEHPVLGTYERGRRVTFTFDGEPMEGFEGEPIAAALRAAGVLTHRYTAKNKEPRGVFCAIGRCTDCVMVVNGKPNVRTCVEPLCEGMAIRTQHGLGNGAVAEKEERP